One Myxococcota bacterium DNA segment encodes these proteins:
- a CDS encoding homoserine kinase, whose translation MKQVRLYVPATIGNVGPGFDVLGLALDGLGNTYKLAVCDDASKVVSVTGIDVERLPQNPEKNLTLLAADNMAQSLGKVWHFALMVNQELPVGGGLGSSAAACLAGAYGAYCLVTGEQPDNNAQKQILDQALILEGHLDNLAPACFGGLTVSSPAGVSKVSEGCPLWVVVLLPSSRLSTKLARSVLPKELPQADWVRQMALSCALVCAWQQGDALGISKALVDPYAEPRRAHLIPDFYELKDSALKAGALGCSISGAGPSIFALFDDRLAAYDFARSHQGHVGAIAKEGIRLC comes from the coding sequence ATGAAGCAGGTTAGACTTTATGTGCCGGCGACTATTGGCAATGTCGGTCCAGGTTTTGATGTGCTAGGGCTCGCTCTAGACGGCTTGGGCAATACCTATAAGCTCGCAGTATGTGACGATGCATCTAAAGTCGTTTCAGTGACAGGGATTGACGTTGAAAGGCTGCCGCAGAATCCCGAGAAGAATTTGACCTTGCTGGCGGCCGATAATATGGCGCAGTCACTGGGGAAGGTCTGGCATTTTGCGTTAATGGTTAATCAGGAGCTGCCTGTGGGCGGCGGGTTAGGCTCGAGTGCCGCCGCCTGTTTGGCTGGCGCTTACGGCGCTTATTGCTTGGTGACTGGCGAGCAGCCGGACAATAATGCCCAAAAGCAGATTTTAGACCAGGCGCTGATTTTAGAGGGGCACTTGGACAATCTAGCACCGGCCTGTTTTGGGGGGCTGACGGTTTCATCTCCAGCCGGTGTGAGCAAGGTGTCCGAGGGCTGTCCGCTATGGGTTGTCGTTTTATTGCCAAGTAGCCGACTGTCCACCAAGCTGGCGCGTTCTGTTTTACCAAAAGAGCTTCCTCAGGCTGACTGGGTTAGACAAATGGCGTTATCATGTGCGCTTGTATGCGCTTGGCAACAAGGCGACGCGCTGGGCATTTCAAAGGCCTTGGTGGATCCTTACGCTGAGCCAAGAAGAGCACATTTGATCCCGGATTTTTATGAATTGAAAGACAGCGCTTTAAAAGCGGGCGCATTGGGATGTTCTATCAGCGGTGCGGGGCCAAGTATTTTTGCTTTGTTTGACGATAGGCTTGCCGCTTACGATTTTGCCAGGAGCCACCAAGGTCATGTGGGGGCCATTGCCAAAGAAGGAATTCGCTTATGCTAA
- a CDS encoding aspartate kinase, translating into MQIQIFKFGGSSLNEAKTILRAAELIKSAPGSLVTVVSAMGGITDLLIARTDFAEYKNRHQDAIRTLGLDGNFDLAPVLGHGMAARLASGERLMAQIMTALLQKQGVDAIYVDALEIIHTQMGPAGLVYDARVCAERAHEILMPLLRAGQRPIVPGFIGSGPNGELVTLGRGGSDYTATILGASLNAERVTLYKEVDGLLTADPKYIPKPQPIAELHYQEAAELSYYGAKILHPRSIVPLIKPKIPLYLKNTFYPDRPGTKISGEVSENLNPVRALTAITQQVLISVEGCGMMGVPGVAMRTFKAMAENRVSVTLISQASSEASICFTIAKSDCALSHEALRKEFAFELQNQLIERIQIVENVAVVACVGRGMKGYRGLSARVFGAFKHANVNIMAIAQGSSEFNISMAIAESETSFAIQTLHHEFFGAEDPLQVELVIEGFGQIGQALIQQLVSQEDYLRKEFGALIGVKALVDSQGHRLFDPIASGSQLMELIEQKKAKSFRAGMSGPIPFSQLLVHRGICVDVTAIDHHATLMDALRNHFDLVLANKKPLTGPFLEYADLFETAKINGCQLRYEATVGAGLPIIDTVDKLVQAGDAPSKLEGCFSGTLGYLMSALDSGTVFSTAVAQAQALGLTEPDPKDDLRGTDVARKALILARELGWNLELSDIQTESLADISDEEFKERVGRAHQAGKRLRYIAKVVAHQEISVGLHEVGPDSPFYYLVGTTNQVSISTPRYEHSPLVVTGPGAGAGVTAAGVLNDIVALAVRVRR; encoded by the coding sequence ATGCAAATCCAGATTTTTAAATTTGGCGGGTCGTCGTTAAATGAAGCCAAAACGATCTTAAGGGCAGCGGAGCTAATTAAAAGCGCCCCGGGTTCTTTGGTGACGGTGGTATCTGCGATGGGCGGCATCACCGATTTGCTTATTGCTCGCACTGATTTTGCTGAATATAAAAATAGACACCAAGATGCGATTAGAACTCTTGGGCTAGATGGAAATTTTGATTTAGCACCGGTCCTGGGTCATGGCATGGCAGCTCGATTGGCCAGTGGCGAGCGCTTGATGGCCCAGATAATGACCGCGCTGTTGCAAAAGCAAGGCGTGGATGCGATTTACGTTGACGCGCTTGAAATTATTCACACTCAAATGGGGCCGGCAGGACTGGTCTATGATGCCAGGGTTTGCGCAGAGCGCGCTCATGAAATCCTAATGCCTCTGCTGCGCGCAGGCCAACGCCCAATTGTGCCTGGATTTATTGGCTCTGGGCCTAATGGAGAGCTCGTAACTTTAGGGCGGGGTGGTTCTGATTATACGGCAACGATTTTAGGAGCGAGCTTAAATGCTGAGCGGGTGACGCTCTATAAAGAGGTGGACGGCCTCCTGACGGCAGACCCCAAGTATATCCCTAAGCCTCAGCCTATTGCGGAATTGCACTATCAAGAAGCGGCTGAACTATCATATTACGGCGCGAAGATTTTGCATCCCCGCTCAATTGTGCCGCTAATTAAGCCGAAGATTCCGCTTTATTTAAAAAACACTTTTTATCCAGACAGGCCAGGGACAAAAATTTCGGGCGAGGTGTCTGAAAACTTAAATCCCGTACGCGCGCTAACGGCCATTACGCAGCAAGTTTTGATTTCGGTGGAAGGCTGCGGCATGATGGGCGTTCCTGGGGTTGCCATGCGGACTTTCAAGGCCATGGCGGAAAATCGCGTTTCGGTGACGCTGATTTCGCAGGCTTCTAGTGAAGCTTCGATTTGCTTTACCATCGCAAAAAGCGATTGCGCCTTGAGCCACGAGGCCCTTCGTAAAGAGTTTGCTTTTGAGCTGCAAAACCAGCTAATTGAACGCATTCAAATTGTCGAAAACGTGGCTGTAGTGGCTTGTGTCGGTCGAGGCATGAAGGGGTATCGCGGTTTGTCTGCGCGCGTGTTCGGAGCGTTTAAACATGCGAATGTGAATATCATGGCGATAGCTCAAGGCTCTTCCGAGTTTAATATCTCCATGGCCATTGCCGAAAGTGAAACTTCGTTTGCGATTCAGACGTTGCATCATGAGTTTTTCGGTGCGGAAGATCCGCTCCAAGTTGAACTTGTTATCGAAGGCTTTGGCCAAATTGGGCAGGCGCTGATTCAACAGCTAGTTTCTCAAGAAGATTATTTGCGCAAAGAATTTGGGGCATTGATTGGCGTCAAAGCGCTGGTTGATTCTCAAGGGCATCGCTTGTTTGACCCTATTGCGAGCGGCTCGCAGCTTATGGAGCTAATTGAACAGAAAAAAGCGAAGAGCTTTCGTGCGGGAATGTCTGGACCGATACCTTTTAGTCAACTGCTGGTGCATCGAGGCATTTGTGTGGATGTGACGGCTATCGACCATCACGCGACTTTAATGGATGCGCTGCGAAATCATTTTGATTTGGTCTTAGCGAATAAAAAGCCTTTGACCGGCCCTTTTTTGGAATATGCCGATTTGTTTGAGACGGCCAAGATAAACGGATGCCAACTGCGTTATGAAGCGACGGTCGGTGCAGGTTTACCCATTATTGATACGGTGGATAAGTTGGTTCAAGCGGGCGACGCGCCTTCGAAGTTGGAAGGCTGCTTTTCTGGGACGCTAGGTTATCTCATGAGTGCGCTAGATTCTGGCACAGTATTCTCTACGGCCGTGGCGCAGGCTCAAGCTCTGGGTTTAACCGAGCCTGACCCTAAAGACGATTTGAGGGGCACTGATGTCGCGCGAAAGGCGCTGATTTTAGCCCGCGAGCTGGGTTGGAATTTAGAGCTTTCAGATATTCAGACCGAATCACTGGCCGATATCAGCGATGAAGAATTTAAAGAGAGAGTGGGACGGGCGCATCAGGCCGGCAAGCGACTAAGATATATTGCCAAGGTGGTTGCCCACCAGGAAATTTCTGTCGGGCTGCATGAGGTCGGACCGGATTCGCCATTTTATTATTTGGTTGGCACAACGAACCAAGTCAGTATTAGTACGCCGCGTTACGAGCATAGCCCCTTGGTTGTGACTGGCCCTGGGGCCGGTGCCGGTGTAACTGCCGCTGGGGTTTTAAATGATATCGTTGCCTTGGCTGTGAGGGTGCGGCGATGA